AACTTCCTGGCGCAGCTCTCGAAGGTACGATTCGTCATGGGGCCCCCTTTGCAGACCGATCTAACCCAAAACCCCGGCCTTGCCAACAGTCACGCGGCTTTTGCCTTTTCCGCCGCCGGGATCAATGACCCGCTCGCTGCCGCGCGGACGAACTCGCCTTCCCCCGGTCTTAATCCCTGGAGCTACAGATCTGGGACTAACCCCTGTTGGGCCCACTGCACAGCCACTGCCGCACAAGCCGCAGCAAACGCCGCTGCTAAGATGGCTGCTTCGTGCCGGGCCATGCTGATTATCCTTTCGGGTACTTCTGCCGCTCAGGAATCACGCCCCGGACACCGCCGCGGGGATCGGGCATGTCTCCCCCGTAGCGCGGGATCAGGTGCATGTGAACATGGTCTATGGTCTGGCCTGCAGCGCGGCCGATGTTTACGCCAAAATTGTAGCCCTCCGGTTTCAGATCCGCATCCAGCCGCAGCTTCACAGCGATCATCATCCGCTGCATCTCGCTCCGCTCG
This Pseudomonadota bacterium DNA region includes the following protein-coding sequences:
- a CDS encoding HIT family protein; its protein translation is MTCPFCNVSEDRIVARGQLVLAITDKYPVSKGHTLIIPKRHVASYFDLTEVERSEMQRMMIAVKLRLDADLKPEGYNFGVNIGRAAGQTIDHVHMHLIPRYGGDMPDPRGGVRGVIPERQKYPKG